The DNA segment GTTTCCCATACCTGCTGCATCGAGATTACTTCTTATTTCGGCAGGTGGAAAGAGTATGTCGTGCTCACCGCTCACAATATGGATTGGAATGCCATCAAGAAACAACTCCTTGACCGGGTCCAAAATACGACATACTAGCCCGGCCTCATATTGTGCTCTTGCCTTGCTCGTGCCAGGTTTTATAGTGCGGATCAAAAAAGCATGGTTAAACAAAAGTCGAAGATCTGTAAAAAGTGACGTTATTTGATGAAGGAAGTTATGATTAACTCGACGCTGCAGCTCACTATACGGAGAAGGAGACCGTGTATATTCATGGGTATTCAGGCCCAAAGGTTGAAGCAGAATCAGCTGCTCCACGTTGTCGCGCATTTTTTGCAGATAAAGAGCCACTCCCCCGGCCGCCTGTGACTCGGCAATAATTGAAGCAGGCTGGCCGTATCGTCGCGTCAATTCGTCAACCATCGTCGCGGTATATCTCACAATAAAATCTGGAACGTCCGAACCATCCTTGTTTGCAAACCAATGCGGCGCGCCTGGTATCACCGCCACGCCCGGCGGGCAGCTTTTTGTAACCCACTACGCCAGCCTGCCTACCTGCGCAGTCCCGAGGAACAACCAGGTGGTCACTGTGCTGGCACCAGCACTACAATATATCGTAACCGGAATTATCTGCTGGTGATAAGAAAAATCAACTTCGATTGTGGAATATTGTCGAGCAAGGTGACTTTTTTTATTACTTATCAATGAGCGCGAGGAATGCCGTTTCATCAATAACCTTCGTACCATACGACTGAGCCTTTTTCAGTTTACTTGCACCAACCTTACCTCCGACAACCAGGTAATCTGTATCTTTACCGACTGTTGTCTGAAAGGTGCCGCCTAATGTCCGTATAAGATCAGCCGCCTCGTCACGTCCCATTGAAGTAAGCGTACCAGTCACAACAAATGACATATTTATCAACTTTCCTGATTTTTCTTCGTAGAAAGGAGTGACATCGTACTGCTCAAACTTAGAAAGTAGTAATTCGTTATCTTCATCAGCAAACCATGCGGCAACACTCTCGGCTACCACATCGCCGACGCCATCAACTGAGCGCAGCTGGTTAATCGTAGCATAGCGAAGTGCATCCAGTGATTTAAACTGCTTTACCAAATCAATCGCCGTTTGCACGCCGACATGCCTGATGCCAAGGCCAAAGACGAAGCGTTCAAGTGGCGGCTTTTTTGACGCAGCAATTGCGTTAATCATTTTTTGTGCAGAAATAGCCGCAAATCGTTCGAGTCCCAGTAGTTGCTCGTACGTCAACCGATAGATGTCTGCGATGTCGTTTACAAGCTCGGCATCGACAAGCGCTTCGACATTTTTTTCACCCAGCGTTTCGATATCAAGTGCGCCCTTACTTGCAAAATGTTGCAACGATCGTTTGAGAATCAGTGGTCCTGTCAAGCCTTTTGCCCGATAGACTACCTCGCCTTCTTGTCGCTCAAACTCCAATTCAGGATACTGCCTAGCAAGCTCACGTTCATACTCAAAGGGCGCTACATTATTGGGACGAAGCTCCACGAGCACCTGTTGTACCTGCGGAATAATATCTCCTGCCTTATAAATCACCACCGTATCTCCAATGCGTACATCGAGTCGTGCAATCTCGTCGGCATTGTGCAGACTCGCATGTTGTACCGTTGTGCCGGCAATTTGTACGGGATCAAAGACAGCCACAGGCGTCGCTGCGCCAGTACGACCAATCGAAATAACGATATCCTTTACAATAGTTGTTGTCTCCTCGGCTGCGAACTTATACGCGATTGCTGCTCGAGGTGTTTTACCCACTATACCCAGTCTCGCAAACTCGGTACGATTATTGACCTTAATGACGGCACCGTCTGTGTTAAAGGGCAGGCCTGATCGAATCTTATCTAGATGGCGTACATACTCCATGATTTCTGCTACGCCGCGAACCACTCTTGTCTGTTTACTTGTTGTTATCCCTAACTCCATGAGCATCGCGTAACCAAATGCAATTGTTGGCGTGTCAGCCAAATCATCACGAATAATGTCATACCCCACGAAATTAAGTGGTCGTTCGGCGACTAGCTTTGGATCAAGTTGCCGAATGGTACCTGCTGCCAAGTTGCGTGGATTTTTGTAAAGTGGCTCACCGCTTCGTTCACGCGCTCTATTAAGCATTTCAAAATCTTCTTTAAACATGACGATTTCGCCACGAATCTCGGTACGGCCTCTCAAAAAATGAGCAAACTTTTGATTTGCTCTCAGCCGTAGTGGCACATTATTTATCGTACGGACATTTGCCGTTACGTCTTCGCCAACTCGACTATCACCTCGCGTTACTGCCTGCACCAATACTCCGTCTTGGTATATCAGCGCAGAAGCCAACCCATCCATTTTTATGTCGCAGAGAAATTCATCACCGACTGTAGGTAAGACGCGTTTCATACGAGCAACCCACGCGATAACTTCGTCGCGGTCAAACACATCAGCGAGACTTATCATTGGTGTCTGGTGAGTGACCTTTGAAAATGAATCGAGTGCTGTCCCGGCGACACGTTGCGTTGGGCTATCGGCTGTAATAAGCTCCGGGTACCAATCTTCAAGTTGAGACAACTCGTGCTTCAAGCTATCGGCTGCCGCTTCACTCAAAATTGACTCATCAAGAACGTGATAGTGGTACCGATAATCATTGATTAGCTCGCGCAGTTTTTCGACCCGAATCCGCGCCTCAGCAAGCTTAGGCTGGTTTTGTATCGTCATCAATAATCCTCCGATAGAGTAAATACACGTAGCTACTGCACCACACGACCGTCCATGCAAACATACACGCGATAACTATCGGTACAGCTGGCACAAATACCCACCATGTCCAAACATGAGATGCCCAGGTGCTCAACTGAATAAGGGGAATTGCGACAATCAGCCAAAGCAGCGCTATAAGTAGCATCATCCACAGCAGACGAAATAAGATGCGGAGTCGCCTTCCCGTCACGAGATCACCTGCGACTTTTACTGCCCTGAGCGGATACATCCCCGGCAGAGTAACGACAACTAATGCGAGAAAGGTCGAGGTAAGCCAGTAGAGCGAGAGGGCAATAAGTAGTGTGGCAAATATCGTAAATATCATCATACTAAGCCCTGAAGAAAGTGCTCCCACCATCGCTAGTGCGGCATACAGTACGATGACAAATCCGATTGGTAACAACTGAATGAGTGCGAGAAATACAAGCATGAGTGTTGCTATAAATGGTGCACCCGCCGAGTATAGGCCGTCTCGCAATTTTGGCTTTCGTCCCGCCAATCGTTCTCTGAGTAGCCATACCGTCGTTAGCCATACAAAGAGAAGAGCAATCATGAGATAGATTTGCTGATCAACCGAGAGACTGGTCGGACCGGTCAATACCGTTCCTGCCAATATTAGCCCCGCTCTGCCGTATGACCCAAACATTTCTCCGATCGAACCGGCGTTTTCGATGGTTTTGGAAATATTTGTGAAGGCGTCTTGACTCGTTACTCCGCTAAAGATAAATATAATCATTCCATAAAAGAGCGTGAGGAGCATAAAGATTTTCCAATTTTGGCGAAGTGTTTTTGTCACGATATGGGTAAATACACTGTAGCTCGGTAATGGCAATGATCTTATGTAATCGCGGCGACGAGTCCGACGGAAACTACGATGAGGGCGACGATTCAAGAACGACCCAATCCGTATCATGAGGTGCTCAAAGTATTTCTTGAGTCCACGTGGGTTAGGCAATGATGTCAAGCGTCGAGTAGTTGTCTTTTTGCTGGGTTGCGGCTTTTTCGAAGAAACTTTGGGGCGACGCGTCTTAACGGCCTGCACAGAGGCTTTTTTGCTTTTCACCACTTGTGCATATCCTTCTTGAGACGAGCTATCCTTGCCTCGAGAGGAGGGTGCGTACTAAAAAGCTGGGCGATGAGACCCGGCTTCAACGGATTAGAAAAAAACAAGTGAGCAGTCGAGGTGCTTTGACGACGCATCGGTTGACCATATTCCATAAGTTTTTCGAGCGCGCTTGCCAACCCCTCAGGATCACGTGTTGAAAACACTCCTGTGGCGTCGGCCAGATATTCGCGCTGGCGGCTGATCGCCATCTGGATCATCGCGGCAATAAGCGGTGATATAAGTATCAGCACAAAGCCAATCACATAAAACAGTGGGCTGTTTGCGTTGTCTTCGCGGTCGTCTCCCCCAAACCACATCAGGCGAAATGCCATGTCCGACAAGAGGCCGATAGCACTCACCAAACCAAACGCAATCATGCTAACACGTATATCGTAGTTGCGCACATGACCCATCTCGTGAGCAATCACCGCCGTCAGCTCGCGGTTGTCCATGATCTCGAGTAATCCTGTTGTTGCCGCCACTACTGCATGTTCGGGATCACGACCAGTCGCGAACGCATTTGGTGAAGGGTCATCGATAAGACATACTTTTGGCATTGGCATGCCTGTGGTGATCGATAGATTTTCGACAGTACGCCATAGACGAGGACTGTCTGCTTTGGTGATTTCCCGCGCACCAGTTGTTACGAGCGCTAGCTTATCGGCAATGACGTACTGAATCAATGCGTATACACCAGCAACAACGAGTACACCAATTCCTATACTTGACTGTCCATTGATTGCACCCACGAGCCACCCAATAGCACCCACAAATCCAACGAATACCGTCATAATCATGACGGTATTTCGTTTGTTTGCTGCGATTGCCTTATACATGAATTGCTAGTCGAGACTAGAACTTGACTTCAACGGGTTTCTCAACAGCTGCGCGATCCTCGACCTCAAAGAACTCGCGTTGCTTGAAACCAAGCATACCTGCAATCGTATTTGCCGGGAACATCTGAATCTTAGTGTTGAGGCTGCTAACACCACCATTGTAGAAGCGTCGTGCTGCCTGTATCTTATCCTCGGTATCAACCAGCTCGTTTTGCAGTTGGAGGAAGTTTTCATTTGCCTTGAGCTGAGGATAGTTCTCTGCTACCGCAAAAAGGCTCTTGAGAGCACCCTCGAATTGATTTTCTGCTTGAGCAGTTGCTTTTGGCCCCTGAGAGCTGGCATTGACAACGTTTGCCCTGGCTTCGGTGACATTTTCAAATACTTGTTTCTCGTGCGCTGCGTAGCCTTTAACCGCCTCTACAAGATTTGGAATAAGGTCGGTACGCCGCTTAAGCTGGACGGTGATATCGCTCCACGCTTCATCGACACGTACTTTGAGTTTGACAAGACCGTTGTACGTTGCCCAAACAAAGAGGACAAGCAAAACAACCACACCGCCCACGATGAGTAAGGTTACTGTTACTGGATCCATGAGTTCTTTTACCCTTTCTTTCTCTACTTTTACTGTCTACAGTATACCACTCGCCGCGCTAAAAGAATAGCTCAACCTATCATGACATCCTAGCAGGACAAAGACTGTCTAGTATTTGTTGAATTAATTACCCGACTCCGCGTCTAAAGCATGACGGTGTCTCACATACTCTTCGATCGTCTGGGCGTCAGAAAATACTAGATAATATTCCCGCCTGTATGCTTCTTGAACACTAAGGGGTTCGTCACCCGTCAGGTCTCTTGTTGTGTCTTTTTTCGAATATAGTTGAGCAAACCTCACATAATCAAATGATTCCTTATTGGGGTTGGCTGCTATTGCCTCAGCGATCGCCTCTGCAATTGTTCGATCTTGCTCTGCAAGCGTAGCCGCCATAAGTGATTCGTGAGTAGGGCCAGGTACAAATCCATCGGGCACAAGGTTATTTGTGCTGTCATGCTTGGGTGGTGAAAATTCCGTACCGTTCATTTTACTTATCTCCATTTCTATTATAACGTATCACTCTTTAATTTTACTAGATATCTCTTGATCCAGCTTCGACCGTAACAGATTAGCAAATAAATGTACCGACGAGTTGAGTAGTGACGCTGCCTTATTATGTGTCAAGAACTCACTGGAGCCAAGAACTGTCATTGTGCGTTCCATAATTGGCCTAAAAAAATCGTTTCCCCATTCGATACCAAGCTGGTGTAGATTATAAGCAACACTGGTCGTGTTATCGATTAGATCTCCATACTTAATAATTCGTACTTCCTCGGGCGCAGAGGCAATTTGCTGCATATATTTGTCAGTGTGATAATCATCCTCGTGGTTGGTCAGTAGTTCAATAAATGATAGTACACGTTCTCCATACTGATCGCGCAAAAGTTCGCGAGGAATATCCGTATCTTCGAGCAAATCGTGACCCAGCGCCGCCAGAGTGATATCCTCTAGTAACCCTTTATCCCTAACAGAGCCGGTGGCTGTAAGCGCATATTCAACAATATTTGCAACATTTTGACAATGTATCGTAACGGGCACGTCACCCCTAAACTGCCCCTTATGCCACTGACTAACCGTATCTAGCATCTGTCTATGTTTATCGCTTATCATATGCCCCCATTATCAGTTTTTACCATTGACTTATAGTACTGCAGGAAATCTTGCCAAGCCGCTCTATCCGCGATCTGATCAACTCTGACTATACTCCTTGGAGCGTGTTTATAATACTCATCACGTC comes from the Candidatus Saccharimonas aalborgensis genome and includes:
- a CDS encoding LemA family protein, which codes for MDPVTVTLLIVGGVVVLLVLFVWATYNGLVKLKVRVDEAWSDITVQLKRRTDLIPNLVEAVKGYAAHEKQVFENVTEARANVVNASSQGPKATAQAENQFEGALKSLFAVAENYPQLKANENFLQLQNELVDTEDKIQAARRFYNGGVSSLNTKIQMFPANTIAGMLGFKQREFFEVEDRAAVEKPVEVKF
- the ligA gene encoding NAD-dependent DNA ligase LigA codes for the protein MTIQNQPKLAEARIRVEKLRELINDYRYHYHVLDESILSEAAADSLKHELSQLEDWYPELITADSPTQRVAGTALDSFSKVTHQTPMISLADVFDRDEVIAWVARMKRVLPTVGDEFLCDIKMDGLASALIYQDGVLVQAVTRGDSRVGEDVTANVRTINNVPLRLRANQKFAHFLRGRTEIRGEIVMFKEDFEMLNRARERSGEPLYKNPRNLAAGTIRQLDPKLVAERPLNFVGYDIIRDDLADTPTIAFGYAMLMELGITTSKQTRVVRGVAEIMEYVRHLDKIRSGLPFNTDGAVIKVNNRTEFARLGIVGKTPRAAIAYKFAAEETTTIVKDIVISIGRTGAATPVAVFDPVQIAGTTVQHASLHNADEIARLDVRIGDTVVIYKAGDIIPQVQQVLVELRPNNVAPFEYERELARQYPELEFERQEGEVVYRAKGLTGPLILKRSLQHFASKGALDIETLGEKNVEALVDAELVNDIADIYRLTYEQLLGLERFAAISAQKMINAIAASKKPPLERFVFGLGIRHVGVQTAIDLVKQFKSLDALRYATINQLRSVDGVGDVVAESVAAWFADEDNELLLSKFEQYDVTPFYEEKSGKLINMSFVVTGTLTSMGRDEAADLIRTLGGTFQTTVGKDTDYLVVGGKVGASKLKKAQSYGTKVIDETAFLALIDK
- a CDS encoding M48 family metalloprotease; translation: MYKAIAANKRNTVMIMTVFVGFVGAIGWLVGAINGQSSIGIGVLVVAGVYALIQYVIADKLALVTTGAREITKADSPRLWRTVENLSITTGMPMPKVCLIDDPSPNAFATGRDPEHAVVAATTGLLEIMDNRELTAVIAHEMGHVRNYDIRVSMIAFGLVSAIGLLSDMAFRLMWFGGDDREDNANSPLFYVIGFVLILISPLIAAMIQMAISRQREYLADATGVFSTRDPEGLASALEKLMEYGQPMRRQSTSTAHLFFSNPLKPGLIAQLFSTHPPLEARIARLKKDMHKW